The DNA segment CATGGACGTAACAGAGATAAACCAAATAATTGAGCCTGTTTGGGAATACCAAGACATTGTCGCTGATTTGCAAACAAAAAGAATACTTGCTGAAACGGCCGATTTTTGGAGTCGGATAGATTACCTCAACAAAGCGATAAAACCCTATATAGACAAGAATAAAAAAAACTCTCGAAATAAAATACCTAAATGGCACAAAGACTTAATTCGACTGCACGAATTGCAAAGCAGCTTTGCGTTTTCTGATAGCAGTCCAATGTGGTATAGAGGTAATGCATATTGCCACCCCTATAGTGAATCTTTCAACACTGAACGTGTATTAAAAAAACTCGACGCAAAACGCATAGTAGTTGGACATACGCCACTATATAAGGAAATAAAAAGCCGATTAGCTGGACAAGTCATTCTTGCCGATACAGGCATGTTAAAAAAAGTTTATAGAGGCAATGCTAATGCCGTTGTTATCGAGCAGGGTATGATAAAAGTTCAAACACTAGCCGCGAATAGTTTAGAACCCATATTGGCCGAGGAAAAGCGCTTTAGCGTTGGCTCAAGCTCGATGACAGATGAACAAATAAAAGACTTTTTATTAACTGCCCAAGTCACCAATTCAGAGCCTATCGGTGTCGGCATAACCAAATCCGACAAATTAACTTTAACAAAAGGTGGCAAACAAATTCGTGCACTGTTTAAAACTCACGATTCCGATCCTCAGTTAGACAACACAAGCAGGTATCCAAATTATAGATATATAGCAGATCGATATAAATATGAAATAGCCGCCTTTCGTCTTGATCGTATGCTCGACTTACACCTTGTACCTGTAGCTGTGCAAAGAAGAATCGACGGAAAAAATGGTCTGCTGCAATATTGGGTTAATGATTTACTCAGCGAAAAGGAAAGAGAAGAGCAAAATATTGCATTCAACAGTTATTGCCCGCAACTCGAACAATATATCAATCGCTACATTTTCGATGTATTGATATATAACGATGATAGAAATCAAACCAACTTAAACTTCTCTAAAAAAGATTTTATGCTCTACCTTATCGATCATTCCATCGCCTTCGGAGTATCAAAAAACCCGCCAAAAATGTACAGAAAAGCAACCTTAAAGTTATCGTCATTGTTTAGAGAAAAATTGGCAAGTCTTACCTATGATCGGCTCGATGAAGAGCTCGATGGTTTATTAAGTAACTCTCAAATAAAAGCAATTATCAAGCGCAGAGACTTGATATTAAAAACCGCTACCAGTCCTTAAAAATGATAATAATAGGCAGTGCAGTTAATGGATAACTCCAACACCTCACCATCGCAAAATCCTCCAGAAACATTAACTTGGATTGAACGATTATTAGCATCCGGTGCAGACATTAAACCGGGTGAAGGCTGGAATATTATCTTGCTGATGGGCTCACTGTTTTTTTTACTGCTCACAGCTTACTTATTAAAACCCGTGCGGGATACATTGATATTAGTTGAAGGGGGCGCTGAAGTTCGCAGTTATGCAGTAGCACTGCAAGTAGTGGTGCTTGTTATTCTACTGCCCATTTATGGGATATTTTCACGTCAATTTAGCAGTCGTAAATTCATGATTTACATTGCAGTATTCTTTTCCTTCAATCTTTTCTTGTTTTATTTCCTAGGACAAAAAGGCCATCAGCTCTCAATTCCTTTCTTTCTTTGGCTTGGTGCTTTTGGGGTGCTCATGGTGTCTCAGTTCTGGGCATTTACCTCCCAAGTATACAACAAAAAATCTGGAGAAAGGTTGTTTGCTTTGGTTGCCGTAGGGGCCAGTTTAGGCGCCTGGGTCGGTTCGGCAATATCAAGGGGATTGATGGATTATTTTAATAGTTTTCAAATGCTCCTTATCAGCATCATCCCATTACTTATCTCTGCATATTTAGCGGCAAATGTAAAAATTCAAGATAGCGCAGGCTTTATTGAACCGCCAACATCTACTGAAAAACAGCCCTCCCTGTTAAGTGGTTTTTCACTCGTTTCTAAAAGTCAGTACTTACTGCTAATTGCAATTTTTGTCATTTTAATGAACTGGTGCAGTAGTATTGGAGAATACTTAATGGCTGTACTGGTTGAAACGTTTTATCAACAAGGGGCTGAGTTAGGAAACATAACTGACTCAAAAGAAAGTTATATTGGCAAGTTCTACAGCGAATTTTACTTTTGGGTGAATTTAATTGGTTTATTTATGCAGTTTTTCATCGTTTCACGGTTGATAAAATGGGCAGGATTTAATATTGCTTTCATTTTAACACCTTTGTTGATATTTATGGGCTATGGCTTATTAGCCTTTTTTCCTTTGGTTGCGTTATTTAAAGTCATAAAGGTATCTGAAAACGGGCTAAATTATTCACTGCAAAAAACCACATTGCAAATACTGTTTTTGCCAACCACACGCCGTGAGCAATATGAAGCTAGAGCAGTTATCGATACTGTTTGCTGGCGAATAGGCGATTTATTGCAAGCAGCTACGGTATTTATTGGTTTAAACCTGTTGAATATCTTGCCGCAAAAATTTCTCTACTTGAACCTTATATTAACTTTACTGATGATCATTTTAGCTTATTTTATCGGTAAAAATTATCTACAAAAAAGCAGAAATGAACGTTCAAATACAGTCTCTAGCCCTGAGGAAAACTTAATAGCGAACAGAAATAACGTGCCCATTAATTGAATATTAATCTAGCGCTTTTTTGGTGACTGAGAATTCTTTCAACCTAAGAACATGCTCTTTACTGATTTATAAAGATGTTAAGCCCCAAACAAAGGCGATCATAGCTGTGATACTAATCAAAGCGGTATATGCCATACCGACGATGGTGTATTTTATACAGGTAACAATGTAGCCTTGTTTGTAAACACGCTTTTGCATGATGAATAAATAAATAGGTATCCACATCAAAAGAATTACCGAAATAAGAGTAAGAATGGAATCTAACCAAGATATATTCTTAAACAATGAATCCTGCACCATATCTATTATTTCAATTTGTAAAATAATAAAAAACACAAAGCTGTGACTATGCAATGCAACCGTCAAGTGCTCCATATAAAATCGGCTACTAAACATATACATAATTTTTAGTAGTGCGGCAAATAAGGGTAATAACACAAACATTAATTGTGGAAGCTTACTGATTGTTTGTTGTAACAATGGACCAGTACCCGTTTGAAATGCTTTGGTAGCTTTTTCTTCTAATTGGTTAGCAAAATTATTAATTTTTAGGTTTTGCTCTGCTGATAAGAATTCAAAAGATATTGTGCCGTCACTACTATTACCTAAACTCAGCAAATTAACTTTTTCTCCTTTTCTTACTTTTTCTATTTGTTTTGTAAGGGCTGTATACTGTTTTTGGTATTTATCGGATAAAGGCTTGTTTGATTCAAGCTTTCTTAATTCCAAAGAAACCAATTCGATGGCGATTGCTTTTAGTACTTTGTTATCTGGGTTAGACAAATCTTGTTGATAATTATTGAATGTATCCAGCTTATGTTTTACTTGCTGAATTTCTTCAGTCGATTTTCCTAAGGTGAGCATCACCTCATACTGTTGCTCTAGTTCAGCGATCTGTTCGGTTACTTGGGTAAGTGCCCTTTCTTCATTAGTAATACGAATAATATTGCTATTTTCACTGGCAGCGAAAAACTTCAAGGTGATAAAAAAGATAATACTAATAAATAAGTACAGCCTTAGCGGCGGCACATAATGTACTCTGCGCCCCAGTATATATTCATTAGTAAGAAATCCTGGCCGAGTTAACAATGGCCAAATGGTTCTACTGGCTCGTGAATCGAAGCTAAAAATATCATCAAGCAAATGTAATATTACGGTCCAAAAATATTTTATGTTCGATTCAGAACTTTGACCACAATGGCTACAATAAGAACCTGTTAACACCTCCTGACAATTACTACACGTTGTTTGCAACGTTGCATTTTCGTCTATGGTGTTTAATTTTTTATCGTGTATTTCTGTATTCGACATAGTGCAATAATGACTCAATTTATACATATCTAAGCAGTTAACATTAAAACTAACTGAATAAATTACAATGATTTTATCCAAAATAGCAGATTTCATTATTGATTAAAAAATAACTTATTCATACCAAGATACAAATAAACTGAAATATATCGCTAAGTTGGGTGGTTAAATGTAAATTCTCTGTTAAATTTAAAGGGTTAGCAAATTATAATAAAACGATATTAATAGTAAGGAGAGCCATCATGGCATTTGAAGTTAGCTTCGAATTACAAGAATCAGATTTAGAGCATTTTCGAGGGGTAATGCGTAAAGCCCAAGAGGGTGCGAAAAAATTAACTGACCAGGCCATTTTAGCCAATGCAAAAAAACTCATTCAAGATGTAGAGGGTAATGTTCCACCATTTGTAAGTGATCGCATTAAAAAATTGGAAACGTTAATCGCAATGATTGAAGATGCGGAATGGAAAATTCCAAGCGAAGAGCGTGCAGACGTATTAAGTGCATTATCTTATTTTAGTGACCCAGAAGATTTAGTACCTGACGATATTCCTGTTTTGGGCTTTTTAGATGATGCCATCATGATCGAGTTGGTCGCTGAAGATCTAAAGGATGACATAGAAGCGTTTGATGAATTTTGTGCCTACCGCATCAGAGAAAAAGATCGAGCAGGAGATCAAGACATCACCCACGATGATTGGCTCGATGCTAAGCGCCGTGAACTACACTCTCGAATGAGAAATCGTCGTTCATCTCGTCGTCGTCGAGGCTCATCATTCCGTTCTATTTTTTAATTAGTTCGCTCATTTAGCCCAAATTTCGTGTCCTTACAAAATTGGTAAGGACACCACTTCTTCATTATCTGCAAGACATTAAACTATCTAGTCATTAACAACCCATTGATGATCATAAAAACTAACTACGAAAGTGATCGGTATCACAATTAACGACGATTTCTGTTAATATTTAGTTAAAATAACCAACACATCGTTTCATCACTCTTTCAACACCTTGAAAAATAAAGAAATAAATGTTGGTGTCAATCTTGCTTATTTTATAAATCTTAATAAAGAATTGATAACAGGAGTATTTTGTGGAAGTTAAATTAGAAGACCGTCCTATCGAACAG comes from the Thalassotalea nanhaiensis genome and includes:
- a CDS encoding metallophosphoesterase; translated protein: MLNKLWLSKVLCLQLVILTFFVNTVSAKNNFSATYKTANKVVAIGDVHGAYPELHALLTKLKLINDNDDWVGGNTYLVSLGDLLDRGADSRKVMDLLIKLQQQAPKSGGMVLQVLGNHELMVTTGDLRYVSKEEFAAFTAEETQQQRASLQAQFNAQHPDENEDALAARFAKQYPPGFSAFIAAFSPKGKYGSWLRAARPVIQVNDSVFVHGGLSSALHDMDVTEINQIIEPVWEYQDIVADLQTKRILAETADFWSRIDYLNKAIKPYIDKNKKNSRNKIPKWHKDLIRLHELQSSFAFSDSSPMWYRGNAYCHPYSESFNTERVLKKLDAKRIVVGHTPLYKEIKSRLAGQVILADTGMLKKVYRGNANAVVIEQGMIKVQTLAANSLEPILAEEKRFSVGSSSMTDEQIKDFLLTAQVTNSEPIGVGITKSDKLTLTKGGKQIRALFKTHDSDPQLDNTSRYPNYRYIADRYKYEIAAFRLDRMLDLHLVPVAVQRRIDGKNGLLQYWVNDLLSEKEREEQNIAFNSYCPQLEQYINRYIFDVLIYNDDRNQTNLNFSKKDFMLYLIDHSIAFGVSKNPPKMYRKATLKLSSLFREKLASLTYDRLDEELDGLLSNSQIKAIIKRRDLILKTATSP
- a CDS encoding NTP/NDP exchange transporter — encoded protein: MDNSNTSPSQNPPETLTWIERLLASGADIKPGEGWNIILLMGSLFFLLLTAYLLKPVRDTLILVEGGAEVRSYAVALQVVVLVILLPIYGIFSRQFSSRKFMIYIAVFFSFNLFLFYFLGQKGHQLSIPFFLWLGAFGVLMVSQFWAFTSQVYNKKSGERLFALVAVGASLGAWVGSAISRGLMDYFNSFQMLLISIIPLLISAYLAANVKIQDSAGFIEPPTSTEKQPSLLSGFSLVSKSQYLLLIAIFVILMNWCSSIGEYLMAVLVETFYQQGAELGNITDSKESYIGKFYSEFYFWVNLIGLFMQFFIVSRLIKWAGFNIAFILTPLLIFMGYGLLAFFPLVALFKVIKVSENGLNYSLQKTTLQILFLPTTRREQYEARAVIDTVCWRIGDLLQAATVFIGLNLLNILPQKFLYLNLILTLLMIILAYFIGKNYLQKSRNERSNTVSSPEENLIANRNNVPIN
- a CDS encoding DUF3667 domain-containing protein, producing the protein MSNTEIHDKKLNTIDENATLQTTCSNCQEVLTGSYCSHCGQSSESNIKYFWTVILHLLDDIFSFDSRASRTIWPLLTRPGFLTNEYILGRRVHYVPPLRLYLFISIIFFITLKFFAASENSNIIRITNEERALTQVTEQIAELEQQYEVMLTLGKSTEEIQQVKHKLDTFNNYQQDLSNPDNKVLKAIAIELVSLELRKLESNKPLSDKYQKQYTALTKQIEKVRKGEKVNLLSLGNSSDGTISFEFLSAEQNLKINNFANQLEEKATKAFQTGTGPLLQQTISKLPQLMFVLLPLFAALLKIMYMFSSRFYMEHLTVALHSHSFVFFIILQIEIIDMVQDSLFKNISWLDSILTLISVILLMWIPIYLFIMQKRVYKQGYIVTCIKYTIVGMAYTALISITAMIAFVWGLTSL
- a CDS encoding YkvA family protein, yielding MAFEVSFELQESDLEHFRGVMRKAQEGAKKLTDQAILANAKKLIQDVEGNVPPFVSDRIKKLETLIAMIEDAEWKIPSEERADVLSALSYFSDPEDLVPDDIPVLGFLDDAIMIELVAEDLKDDIEAFDEFCAYRIREKDRAGDQDITHDDWLDAKRRELHSRMRNRRSSRRRRGSSFRSIF